One Vicugna pacos chromosome X, VicPac4, whole genome shotgun sequence DNA window includes the following coding sequences:
- the LOC102538468 gene encoding LOW QUALITY PROTEIN: uncharacterized protein (The sequence of the model RefSeq protein was modified relative to this genomic sequence to represent the inferred CDS: substituted 1 base at 1 genomic stop codon), which produces MRDDKVFVLHNSTEYLSEDMEVLEDVEMLEDMEMLEDKKTLEALEMLEDLEVXEDMDFLEDVALLEDVDFLEDAAMVEDVDFLEDAAMVEDVDFLEDTAMLEDVDFLEDAALVEDVDFLEDAALVEGMDFLEDTALVEDVDFLEDMNLMEDTTLLEDKDLLEDMDFQEDPNCPEDLDYLEDINLLEDQEVTGRHKFSGRH; this is translated from the exons ATGAGGGATGACAAAGTTTTTGTTCTGCACAACAGT ACTGAGTATTTGTCGGAAGACATGGAGGTGCTGGAAGACGTGGAGATGCTGGAAGACATGGAAATGCTGGAAGACAAGAAGACGCTGGAAGCCCTGGAGATGCTGGAAGACTTGGAGGTGTAGGAAGACATGGATTTTCTGGAAGACGTGGCTTTGTTGGAAGACGTAGATTTTCTGGAAGATGCAGCTATGGTGGAAGACGTGGATTTTCTGGAAGATGCAGCTATGGTGGAAGACGTGGATTTTCTGGAAGACACGGCTATGTTGGAAGACGTGGACTTTCTGGAAGATGCAGCTTTGGTGGAAGACGTGGATTTTCTGGAAGATGCAGCTTTGGTGGAAGGCATGGATTTTCTGGAAGACACAGCTTTGGTGGAAGACGTGGATTTTCTGGAAGACATGAATTTGATGGAAGACACAACTTTGCTGGAAGACAAGGATTTGCTGGAAGACATGGATTTTCAGGAAGACCCGAATTGTCCGGAAGACCTGGATTATTTGGAAGACATAAATTTGCTGGAAGACCAGGAGGTTACTGGAAGACACAAATTTTCTGGAAGACATTAA